The following is a genomic window from Engystomops pustulosus chromosome 11, aEngPut4.maternal, whole genome shotgun sequence.
TCCGACCACGACGCCTTCCTCGActagctcctgtcttccaaagaccgttCCAGTCTCCAGTCGTAccacctgcagaggagtctatggaggtGGATAGAGCCAAATTGTCTCctcaggagcgtatcagaagatgCCAAGGAAACCTTTGCCTCTATTGCggtagtcctgagcatttccttgcatcttgtcctatccgaccccaacgcccgggaaacgccagcgtTGGGttattgggagaagcgtccctaggtgtgaacattgcttctccacgcctgttgattccggtgctgcTCAGCGTTGGTTCCGGCAATCAAACCCAAGtatctgccttcctggactccggctccactgggaacttcatggatgctgcATTGGTTTCCGAGTACCACATTCCAGTGATTCTTCTTGACAAACCACTTGTAATTTCTTTGGTCAGTGGACAAATTCTCTCGGACCCAGTACGGTACCGCACGGAGCCGATAATCATGCAAGTTggtgctctgcataaggagaTTCTGTCCTTCCTGGTTCTGCCGCACTCAACCTCGCCCCTCCTGCTAGGTCTTCCATGGTTGCCTCCCGAATTCGGgagggcgatgagtggaagacagctttcaatactcgtgacgggcattttgagtatttggtaatgcccttcggtctctgcaatgctccagcggtattccaggagtttgttaatgatatttttagagacctgctctactcctgtgttatagtctacttggacgacattttggtgtaTTCTTCAGATCTTCCCTCTCACCAAAACCACATCCGGCAGGTACTCAGACGCTTAAGGACTAATCATTTAtacgccaaactcgagaagtgtcaATTCCACCAGAGAAGTCTTCCGTTTTTGGGATACGTCATTTCTGGCCAGGGACTCCAGATGGATCCTTCTAAATTGGCagccgtacttcagtggcctcgcccagtgggactgcgtgctgttcagagatttctgggcttcgccaattactatagacagtttattccacacttctcttcacttgtggcccctattgtggcattgactaagaagaatgccaatcctagacattggtctccagctgctgaggaAGCCTTTACTAAGTTAacatctgcctttgcctctgcaccAGTACTTACAAGACCAGATACGGAGAAACCTTTTCAGTTGGCGGTTGATGcttcatccgttggtgctggtgcagttctTACCCAGAAAGGGGCCAAAGGGTCGTACCTTCACCTGCGGGTTCTTCTTGAAAACATTCTCTCCTGCCGAgaagaattattccattggagatcgggaactgTTGGCCATAAAGCTGGCTTTGGAGGAGTGGCGCTATCTCCTGGAGGGGGCTCGTCACCCGGTTCACATTTAtaccgaccacaagaacctcctgtacctccagaccgctcagcgactgaatcctcgtcaagcccgttggtctcttttcttctcccgatttgatttcttaatccatttccgtcctgcagaAAAGAACGTTAAGGCTGATGCTctctcccgtgcttcggatgtggttggagaagatcctgtgcccagtcatattgtgcctccagaacgtctggtccttgcagctccagtggaccctaggcagcttccaccaggcaagacgtaCGCCAGACCTGCCCTTCGTAAGAGGATCCTGatatggggacattgctctcgtgtggctggacaccctggagtgcagcgttccatagcccttatttcccgttattattggtggcctgacctggccaaagatgtgcgggattttgtgggttcctgcatctcctgtgcccgaaacaagtcatcacgcctcaaacctgccggtctcctgatgccgttgccgatacccagccgcccgtggactcatgtggccatggacttcgTCACTGACCTGCCATCATCCtcggggaatactgtcatctgggtggtaaccgaccggttctcaaaaatgtcccattttgtctccttgccaggtttgccatctgctcaacgtcttgccagcctgttcttctcccacatctttcggctgcatggactcccattgcacattgtttcggaccgtggggtccagtttgtctcccgtttctggcgatccctgtgtagccatctccaggtgaaattggacttctcgtcagcatatcatcctcagtcgaatggacaggtagagagagtcaatCAAACCCTTAGCTGCTACCTTCGGCATTTTGTCTCGGCCCGCCAAGATGACTGGTCTTCCttgttgccatgggcggagttctcttacaactCCCTGGATACATCCGGTTAAAGATTCCTGGATACAAGCTGGGTCCACGGTTCTTAGGTCCTTAGGTTATATCCCACATAAATCCGGTGtcttacaagctgcgccttccttccaccatgcgcatcccgaactcattccatgtctctctactcaagcctgttattctgaaccgcttctcccggcaagtacctcctcctgctccattggCTGACTCCTCAGAtatttatgaggtaaaggagatcctcgacatgaagactgtaaagggtaagcggttcttcttggttgactggaaggggttcgggcctgaggagagatcttgggagcctgaagacagcatcctggaccatgatttactacagagatttttacaacccaagaaaagggggaggctgaagggggggggtactgtcacgggtggtcccgcgacccatatcgcgggtcgcgggctcacccgtgctccccgagCCTCGCaggctcacctctccccgcttcAGAATCGCTGCCAGGCTCcggccgcgcgcgtccccgcctcctagggcgctcgcgcggtatcttcaggaaatttaaagggccagtgcaccgctaattggtgcactgggtgataacttcccctttaaaaaccctgcaccttcctcacactcttgccggatctttgtgcctcacagccttagagaaagctctgttgcgatttgcctgcgttccagtgtctcctgcgttccagtgtctcctgcgttcctgtgtctcctgcgttcctgtgtctcctgcgtgcctgactccctctgtgttcctgtgttgcctgactacctctgtgttcccgtgtaccagtgtccctccgtattgctgtcgtgagttctgtgttcccgtacccttctgcttggacctcctgttgctgaccccggtttggattctgacgttgcatctctgccgcctgccctgacgctgtgcctggactttgaccacgagattgattgccgttcttgtacctcaaccttggccgccactaacccgctttgcggcgggctctggtgaaaaccgggtaccacttagactccggtcccaggtagtggcttgagtcatcgtctgcagtggtccaatgGATCCACTACCCATAAGCCTGacatctgtgcgtatgtgctgtgtgtatatattggatgtgtatgtatatatgctgtatatactggatgtgtgtatatatgctgtatatactggatgtgtgtatatatgttgtatatattggatgcatgtgtgtatgctgtatatattggatgtgtgcgTATTTATGCTGTACATACTGAatgcgtgtgtgtatacatgctgtatatctgtgtgtatgtaaatttgatgtgtatatactgtatgtgtgtataaatctgcagacacgtgtatgagtgtaaaaatgattgtgattatgtaaaaacatgcatgtgtttttaaggaaatggtctgctatggagccTATTATGCTCCTGATCAGAAAATTTAATTTCATCAGCTACAGCAtccttgttgccgatgtaattgaaataTGATTGTCTCTTGctgtgtctgagctcaggtggcagggtcatgccgccacatgagttcactgttaaggggcccactgaggttcaatcgcccaggggcccactgaaacctggagccggccctggtggccagggagctaacattggcaccaccGCCCTGTGTCAGCACATGCactgtcaccatccaatggcctgggagaaatgtgtctcagatgtggtggtccatcctgccaccgcagcaacagcagcagcaccgagtggcacacatgccatttcagacaGTCAAAGCTCCAGAaactctgccaaagggagctgtttgtcttcgACATCCTCTCTgggccagatgctcctgctcctcgctacgcatggcgctaTCAGTCGTTGCAtgaggcaattacaaagagacaactttatgtgtccagccatcctaaggtgcagaagctgactgtgctcttctccaagttgttggtactgcagtccctccctttctaagtcgtggactctgcacccttcagagaactaatgtctTGTGCTGAACCAAGGCGGAGAGTTctaggccaaaattttttttccaaaaaggcactgccagcccttcaccaataagtacaacagaaggtgggccagttcttgagcttccaaggtgcacggcagcacagacgtgtggagctgtaactatggtcagggccagtatatgtccgttacggcccactgggtgaatgtgcttctcgCCCAGCCTCACCAAAAACTTCCAGAAGAGATGCCACTTTCTCCTCCATGTATTCAAACTGCCGctactgcgccagtgtccgcctcctcctacTCCTtttccaccacctcagcctccacaggtgctgctccatcatacatgTGCAGGGTCCACGGCCaacggtgtcacgcagttctaggCCTGTTTTACATGGggaaacaaagtcacacaggggaggaactactccgaggagggatggtccatacaccctgcatggtgcacgtgttcaatctggttgtcaaaaggttcctgaagtcttccacccatctgcaaggcattctaaaaatggccaggacactgtgcacgcactttagccattcttacaaagccaagcacaccctcctcgagttgcagcatccgaactgcctcccccaacatagtctgatatgtgatgtttccactcgttggaattccagcctccatatgttagaccgcctgtatgaacagagaaaagctattaatgattttttgatgatgcaagcggaccggagaactcccctgtgtaaccttgatgtcagccactggcagctcatgcgtgacatctgccgtttgctcaggccctttgaagaggccacgttatttgtcagtagccaggactgtgggatgaataacgtcattccactgcttcatgtcctggaactcatgctgcaaaatctgtctggtcagggcactggagaagtggagactacatctcatggctacatgagtccggtgggggctgaactggaggaggatgaagaggacatTGGAGGACAAGAGTGCTGGTGCAATTATTGGTTTTTATATTCAGgtgccaggagaggaggagcaggagcatctggaggaggtagaagacgaggcagatgacccagaagcaccgtggcagtatactgtggatatggaggccggGATTCCCTCAGAGtcacagatggcccgcagcatgctgctttgtctaactagtgacagctgaaaAGTCAACATCTGCCATAGGGataacttttggctctccaccctcttggaccctcgctactggtccaaaatgggtgacttttttccagctgccgtgAATAAGCAACAAGTGGCGCActgtagagaaatactgtgcagacagttggccgttgcctatgtgcgccattgtccatcctctgtcaggtctgaccaggggattcctggcagtcatcgctcatgtactactgccacggatgctgtggggagattgggggtaggagcagtagcagctccattacCAGCAGCTTAAGTCCGGAGTCCTTAATGAgaagcttccttcacccgcctagtgacgAGGGTAGCCGCCAGACccagagcagaccctgcaccagctggtggtggcctacttggatagCACTCTaataccccaggtagaggatcccctggactactgggcagccaaacttgatgtatggccacaacttgcggagtttgcagtagagaagctgtcatgCCTGGCCAGTATTAAGGCATCATAGCAGGTGTTCAGtgaggcgggggccatcgttaccccaaagaGAAgccacttgtccacccgtaatgtggagagactgacctttgtcaagatgaatcaggcgtggattcatggcgaatcgaaacgttgcatttTTTTATGCCAGTCTGAATAAATGTTTATCAGCTTTTTCATcacattggatgctgtggcctttttcTTTTCTATACTGGACTTCGGATCCTACACACCAGGACCCTGAGCTGTGTGTATCACCTTATTTAATAACTGGTAATTTTTTGGTTGCTGTCTCTTGTCTGCTTTTCCTACCATGTttttgccacctccataatttgtcattgtgccactctgcggcctactcatgctgctgccaattgatagctgtctccctggaacaccctgtgatttccataatgctgttttccccctccaccactctatgacgttgcccctatgtttggttttccccttcatttcatcagaAGGATGGATTtcgtcagaaggatgaaaagcttcaggattgatagccaaaagcaggagtggatacagaacacagaggacatgcaagtatcccatttactggtcatctctgttctgggtccactcctgtttgtttttggctttagaaatactgatggattattgaccgattgaaagcggacactgacggaggAAAtgtagggcaaaatgatcagtgacgtcaatgcaaaattactgctgacaacctctccactcttttggggggtttctgatGTCAGtgcaaaaagagtgcactctttgatgttatagtgcagtggtggcaaacctatggcattggtgccagaggtggcactcagggccctcttTGTGGGCCTCATTGCCCCagtacagagttcaccagacatgacTTAAAGAATTCACCTGCAGGCACAGGAAATGTAGATGCCACTCTTCAAAACAACACATCCTCTGCTTCTTCGGACTGTAGAAAGAGTGAGAGGGTAAGGGCAAGGGCAGTGTATTGATGGAGGTCCTTCTTCTATtgaatttgtggtagaacagaAATAAGGCACTGTATCACCCATGTATATACAAAATCATGGTAGTTTACCAGACAACaccagagacagccagggggtcgTGATGCCCCACGCGTTCCATCACCTACGGTGACTTCATCATTGTATATACATGGGTGATACACAGTGCCTTATTTCTTATGATCATTGTTATGTAGGAAAAGTTTACTATACTGTTGTGTTACCATGTACTTTATGTAGCTGATTCCCTTTGGGAGCTCTTATTGTATATTCATCAACACCAGATAAGATTTGTTGTAGCCAGGGTGGTTTTCTTGGGATGACTTGGACACTTTTTCATCCCATTGAGTCCTGTTTGTGTACTTGTTacacgttttaagtgtttttaaattggtcagtgtttgtcaaaattgcatatgtgtaaataaagtttgatattttgtttATAGTTTGGTTGTCTTGACACGCTTTCTTCTTGTATACAATTGTTGGCATTTTTGTGTCTATAAAACAACCGGTACATATTGGCTATGCAGGGCCCACACCCTTCCCTGGTAGAACAgtgagttactgcttaaattgctgtgttggcactcggtttcgaaaaggttcgccatcactgttacagtgggatcttggccctcagctcggttctttcgagctggcacaggcgttactttgtcaggctgcattcctgctttgcttatttggggtagttggcctatgtaagtgcacatggaagtgaagagtgaagcgattctaagagccgcggctgtcatgtgcgtgtcatactaaaacacggcattgtttgaagaccaaaccgcgctccctatgcatatttcagCATGGCACATCGTTCTACAACACCGTAGAGGCTCcgtgcagccaggaaatacctgttttttaacatgattcgacATTATTCGATTCAGGTTGAaactaattttttcaaaaaaattttcagaaattttgacaatttcgcccatctctactggtCATCAATCCTAAGGATATGTTATGTTATGTGTTATCAATAAAACAAATCCTGAAATGTCTAGGTAATAAAAACATGTTATTTCAAGCAAGATGTATCATTTAGGAGATAATGGTAATTGgtggtaaaaataaaaactcaGGACACATGGGACGATGGACTGGGAATAGTCAAATCTTGGAATCCTTTGAGGTCAATCCACTCCTCTATATAAGAGCTGGAATTTTCCATGAGGTTTGTATTCTACAGATACCAGACACTTCAGACACAAGCTACTTCTGAGATCAGGTTTGTGAGACAATACGATTGCTTACCCATTTCTCTGTGGCCCTGATAAGTTACAtttctttaaaacaaaaaactaattttaaatatttttgaaatGATCTACAGaagatgaaaaataaatgaacagaTCACCTTTCCAATGACAGGGAGAAAACTTTAGTCCATATATTTATAGATAAAACAATATGACAAACTACCgacaaactaccgtatatactcgagtaaaagccaacccaagtataagccgaggcccccaattttaccacaaaaactggtaaaacctatatttttttactcgagtataagccgagtttgggttttcagcacattttttgtgctgaaaaactaggcttatactcgagtatatatggtagttgtgTATTTTGGTGCCGAGGTTTTGGGACATCaaggatttttacttttttttcagaatAACACAACAAAAACTTACATGGGAAAACAAATCATTTGGAGAACCAtgtttaaaattatatttttgttaacccggCCATATGAGGACTAATTTTTATGCATTTACTGGCACTTTACTaccttttttttacatatagCATTACCTTCTAGATAGAAACTTAACTCATGGTGACCCTTTGGTTTCCTATTGAGAACAAGTGTCAATGGGCCACCAAAGGGATCCCCTTAGATGCCGTGATTCACTAGTCTGACATTGCATTGCACATTCCTTCCTATTTTTGTAGGGACTTCAACAGTAAGTAAAAATATCGTAAATATGATATTAGAGAATTCGACAGAAGAATGGTTTCTACTGTTGGGTTTTTATGAATATCCTCATCTCCAAGTTGTATTATTTCTCAGTTTCCTGCTGTTATATTTCCTCTGCCTTTTGGAGAACGCGTTCCTTATCATCATTATATGCTGCAATGTAAACCTTCATACGCCCATGTATTTCTTCTTGTGCAACTTGTCCATTCTAGACATTTGCTTGACCACCCTCATCGTTCCCAAACTTCTCCTGACATTTCTGGGTCTGGGGTCTATCTCTTTCATGCAGTGTTTGATACAGATGCATTTCTACATCACCCTCCAATGTTTAGACTATTTCTTGTTGTCGGTGATGTCCTTTGATCGCTATGTGGCCATCTGCaatccccttcattacaatgtcatCTTGAACAAGAAGATCTGTGTTCTCCTCGCTGGGGTTAGTTGGTTTCTCAGTATTATAGACCCCATACCGGTCACTTACGTCATCTCCCGTTTTCCGTTCTGCACCTACAGGGAGATGGACCATTTCTTCTGTGACCTCATGCCTCTGTTAAAGATCTCCTGTGGTGACATCTCCAAAGTGATGACTATTATCTTTAGTGAAGGAGTCattcttggttttgtatctttTATCTTGATATTATCTTCCTATGGTTCCATCTTCGTGGTCATCATTAGGATGAAGACGGCAGTGGCGAAGCATagagccttctccacctgctcggCCCACCTCACCGTCATCATGATGCTGTATCTCAGCCTGGTCTGTGTTTATATCATTCCTATCTCAGATGATCACTCAAATCAGAAGAAGGCAGTAGGTCTCCTTAACACGGTCTTGATTCCTATCGTCAATCCAGTTTTGTACAGTTTTAGGAATAAAGACGTGAAATGTGGAATTCAAAAACTGTTAAAAGGAAAAGTAAAAATACTTCAAAATCAACCATAGAACATATAGAGTACAGTAGGTCTTTGTCCCTTGAATTTTTCATAATGTCCCATTCTTGCAAATGCAAAAATTGTGCTTTAATATTGTTCCAGAACAATAGGCATTTGTAAAGTATCTGTAACATCCGCGCCATCATCGTCTGCAGAATGTAATTTAGAAGGTGTTGATTTTCCTCTGTtgttttgtgtgtgaactgtggcttaggttgCGGCTGTGTTGGAACTGATTGGAATTCAAAGCTCTGTCCAGCTAACGGTTAACTTGAGTGAAGGGTGGACAGTCCTGTCagctggtgggggcagcatccaaGAACTCCTATATATCTCGCCAATTCCATTATACGGTGTCAAGCATACTCTAACTTAGCTTTGTGTTCGTTGTGCTCTCATTATACCTATGTGTTTTTTGGTTTTCTGATCTTGGCTCCTGTACCTTTGATTATCCCTTTTTGGACTCTAATTTTGTACTTTATATGCTATCTTCATCATAACCCTGACACCTGACCTTgctttttgtgttatttgttctTGAGTCTTGTCTTGTGTCCTTACCTTAATTTGGCAAGGAAGGGATTGTTGACCAGTTACTGGCCACCACTTAAAGCGACACCCAGTAAGTGGCCAGGTGACAATTTGGAGGGCTTAGTTCCGGGCTCACTATCACTATCTGTCATCTGTAGTCCTGACCTATCATTACAGTATAAATCGTGAAAAATATTGATCACAGGCGCTCTCCTATGTGAGTGAATACAGTGGATTTGTATTTATTGATATGTCTGCCACAGGTGAAGAAACGAGGTATCCCTTTCCCAGTATAGTAATAATGGGGCTCACTATAGAGAAATCAAATAGGACTTTGGGACTATGGGACTTCGGATTGGCATACAGTGCTACTCCAATTCACCTCTATAGGAGTTTAAGAAattctatcaaaatcaagcatggataaaccagtgaCATTACCCATAGTTCCAAGtactgtgactgcggtaatcttcttatatttgttatgcatgaccTCCTTTTAAGATCAACTTTTAACTTTTTAGCTTTACAGGCTGATAcactgtggctcatttactaaggagcaCATTTTCGACGGATTTTCCAACGATTTCCGCCGGCTTGCAcgaaacagaaatcgggggggggggggggcgcgtcggacaacccgacggattcagacgaCGTGCAAGATTTAacctttagaattgtgtcgcaagacaagcacttacaagcaccgggaagaagaaggtgaactccggtggacctcggggcagaagcgacggatgcaggaactcaggcacacaatcttagtgaatcgcgggagaCTGGAaaccttgtcggacaacgcaccgcgggatcgcgacaggaccgggtaagtaaatctgccccattgtctcacacTTCCCCTGTGCATTGAACCGGAAGCTCTCACTGAACAAGTGCTGAAAAAGCAGGAGGGGGATAGTATAACAGCCTGTAGAGCAAGACCACCAAGgcagagcctctcaggctcattagcataattgtatccCTACTTATTATATCTCTTTAATTCATATgttatctaccatatatactcagcaCATTTTTTAGCAAGGGTCCCGAATACAGATTTATCTTTGGAGGGTCTGCTCTGGACCCTGCAATCTTGTGTGGAGGAGCCCCGGAGCAATGTTCAAATGATAGACTAAGCTCCCCCTGTTGTTTTAACACTATGGGTGTCCGTAGTTTGGTGAAGCATGAGGGGGGCACAAAACCTGTGAGGGGGCTCAAAATTCCCTGTAAGTGGGAAGAAGGGCACAATTCAAATATTCATATGAGGGGGCACTAGAGTGGCAGATAACAGCATAAAACTTCAAAGGGGCACAATGCTATTAGGGGCAGATACACAAAACGTGTGGCTGGAGAACAGAAATTGGAGGAGAAGGGAGAACTGTACAAAATGATTGTAGAGGTGAGGCAAAAATGTATTAAGGGTCACTGTGAGGTTGAGAGCAGGAAGGGGCACATGCTATGGGGGCAAAAAACTTAAGAGCATTCTCTCAGTCTTATTTTGAGCTTTAGATTTCTTTGTGTTCATTTTTTGGTGGCTATTTATAGTGGGTGCTATACTTCGGGTCAGCTGACTCCTGCTTTTTGGTGTTCTTACTGGACAATGtcaaactttgtaaaaaaaaaatctctgtatGGTAATAACAGATGTATGGTGGAGACAATCAGCCAGTATTCTGCAGGAATCTGCACCAAGAGAAAACAAACTTGTTTTATGGTGCATTTATCAGATGCTTTACAGATTTTGGACAGTCTTGATTGGAAAAGAGGCAAAGTGACATGTGATGTCAGGGATGGCAGGGATCTGAGGATAGTGGGGATAATGCAATTCACCCCCAAAATTTACCAATACCCCTCTTTTCCCAGCATAAAATAAGCCAACAAATCATAGGTGTAAAGTGGGACTAGACAGACCCGAACAGCACCATATTtaccccccagcattagatactaTGACTAGTGTTGGGCAGCCTCGAGCCACAAAGTTCATTAGAGGTTTGGCCCAGATTTAGCTTAACCCCTCCTAAGGCACCTATCACGGACGTTAAATACCCAGAACTCTGCCATTTTGAGGAGGATCGTCActtcctgatgatgtcatcaggagcAACAACCCTCCCCAAAATGATGCCCCAGCGTTACTGGTGGGATTACTGAACCTGGACCTGAACAGGTTCTGCTGAAACTGTCCGAACCAGAATTTTGACAGGTCCGCGCATCACTAACTGTGATACCTAGTATTGTCTAATGTTGCACCGTGTAACCTTTATACCCAATAATTCATCTCTCCCCATATCATTAAGACACCTAACTGTAACCCTTGACCCTATGGACCTAGATGAATAGGTAAAACGTGCGGTCGACGTAAAGCATGTTCATATCTGTAGGATGTAGTGGCCGTCAAGATGTGAATTTACTGTCATTAGTATATATTCAGCCTCAGAATTAGGTTAGCATCATCTTTTACAACAGTTTTCTGATAAGTCAGGTGAAGACTTGTGCCCCCACCTGTTCTCCACCAAGCCTGCCTCTCCAAACGGGGCAAGGAATGTGGAAAACCTCCATGTGCTTCCACATTTTCAGCAAACTGAGAAAGAAAAAATCTGCAAATCCATGgttcaaatttttttgtttttactccaAACTTGAATACCTAATTATTAGGTTGAAAAAATTAAAAGGAGGCAAAAAAGTCATTCATCACAAAAAGAGGGACAACAAGGGTTGTATATATCCCATAATGGAAAGAACATCTCTCAAAAATAAGTCTTCACCAATGTGTTCCGCACTGGAGCCACCCATGGAGGTGAAGTTTATGGTGAAGGGTGAAGCACATCACTTATAAATATTTTACCCTGATGGAAATAACTAAATGGTTCTGTACATTGTGTACACAATTGGATCTGATCAGTTTATACTGAGACTCGCAGTCCTTATgattgttactgtatatattgattacttgTGACTTGTGCACCCGAATCGCAATGTTCAATGCCGAACATTGGGGTTTGGGTCCTCGGACCTGGACTTCAAACAAAAGTTTGGGTTCTGTACTTGGGCTCACCCTCAAAAGCTATTGATAAGATGCTGAGCAAAACCCTTAACTAACTTTATACACCCACCAGCATATAAACTTACAGCcaaaaacaaaaattacaatcatcctgtacaaaaaaaatacttacaCAACCATATCCACGGAAATAATGCAAAAAAACCCAGCCATGG
Proteins encoded in this region:
- the LOC140105485 gene encoding olfactory receptor 1C1-like, with translation MYFFLCNLSILDICLTTLIVPKLLLTFLGLGSISFMQCLIQMHFYITLQCLDYFLLSVMSFDRYVAICNPLHYNVILNKKICVLLAGVSWFLSIIDPIPVTYVISRFPFCTYREMDHFFCDLMPLLKISCGDISKVMTIIFSEGVILGFVSFILILSSYGSIFVVIIRMKTAVAKHRAFSTCSAHLTVIMMLYLSLVCVYIIPISDDHSNQKKAVGLLNTVLIPIVNPVLYSFRNKDVKCGIQKLLKGKVKILQNQP